Proteins encoded within one genomic window of Lepidochelys kempii isolate rLepKem1 chromosome 11, rLepKem1.hap2, whole genome shotgun sequence:
- the ARPC2 gene encoding actin-related protein 2/3 complex subunit 2 isoform X1 — protein sequence MILLEVNNRIIEETLALKFEGAAAGNKPEAVEVTFADFDGVLYHISNPNGDKTKVMISISLKFYKELQEHGADELLKKVYGNFLVNPEAGYNVSLLYDLENLPAAKDSIVHQAGMLKRNCFASVFEKYFKCQEEGKDGEKRAVIHYRDDETMYVESKKDRVTVVFSTVFKDDDDVVIGKVFMQEFKEGRRASHTAPQVLFSHREPPLELKDTDAAVGDNIGYITFVLFPRHTNPAARDNTINLIHTFRDYLHYHIKCSKAYIHTRMRAKTSDFLKVLNRARPDAEKKEMKTITSLFHARQFAGDSLQQTESRTGVKVQSQRLTGRAVEAKR from the exons GAACAAACCAGAGGCAGTAGAAGTAACATTTGCAG ATTTCGATGGAGTTCTTTATCATATTTCCAACCCCAATGGAGACAAGACAAAAGTGATGATCAGTATTTCTCTGAAATTCTACAAAGAGCTACAGGAGCATGGTGCAGATGAG TTATTGAAGAAAGTGTATGGAAACTTCTTGGTAAATCCAGAAGCAG GTTACAATGTCTCTTTGCTATATGACCTGGAGAACCTTCCTGCAGCCAAGGATTCCATTGTGCACCAAGCTGGCATGCTGAAGCGGAATTGCTTTGCCTCTGTCTTCGAGAAGTATTTCAAATGCCAGGAAGAGGGGAAGGATGGGGAGAAGAGAGCTGTCATCCATTACAGGGACGATGAGACGAT GTACGTTGAATCAAAGAAGGACCGTGTTACGGTTGTGTTCAGCACAGTATTTAAGGATGACGATGACGTGGTGATTGGAAAGGTGTTCATGCAG GAATTTAAGGAAGGCCGCCGTGCCAGTCACACAGCTCCACAGGTGCTCTTCAGCCACAGGGAGCCCCCCCTTGAACTGAAAGACACGGATGCAGCAGTAGGTGACAACATTGGCTACATCACCTTTG TGCTGTTCCCCCGCCACACCAACCCCGCTGCCAGGGACAACACCATCAACCTGATCCACACGTTCCGGGACTACCTGCACTATCATATCAAATGCTCCAAG GCCTATATTCACACGCGTATGAGGGCAAAAACGTCAGATTTCCTCAAGGTGCTGAACCGTGCCCGTCCAGACGCGGAGAAGAAGGAAATGAAAACAATCAC GAGCCTCTTCCATGCCAGACAGTTCGCTGGCGACTCTCTTCAGCAGACAGAGTCCCGCACAGGTGTCAAGGTCCAGAGCCAAAGGCTGACAGGCAGAGCAGTTGAGGCCAAGAGATGA
- the ARPC2 gene encoding actin-related protein 2/3 complex subunit 2 isoform X3, with product MISISLKFYKELQEHGADELLKKVYGNFLVNPEAGYNVSLLYDLENLPAAKDSIVHQAGMLKRNCFASVFEKYFKCQEEGKDGEKRAVIHYRDDETMYVESKKDRVTVVFSTVFKDDDDVVIGKVFMQEFKEGRRASHTAPQVLFSHREPPLELKDTDAAVGDNIGYITFVLFPRHTNPAARDNTINLIHTFRDYLHYHIKCSKAYIHTRMRAKTSDFLKVLNRARPDAEKKEMKTITSLFHARQFAGDSLQQTESRTGVKVQSQRLTGRAVEAKR from the exons ATGATCAGTATTTCTCTGAAATTCTACAAAGAGCTACAGGAGCATGGTGCAGATGAG TTATTGAAGAAAGTGTATGGAAACTTCTTGGTAAATCCAGAAGCAG GTTACAATGTCTCTTTGCTATATGACCTGGAGAACCTTCCTGCAGCCAAGGATTCCATTGTGCACCAAGCTGGCATGCTGAAGCGGAATTGCTTTGCCTCTGTCTTCGAGAAGTATTTCAAATGCCAGGAAGAGGGGAAGGATGGGGAGAAGAGAGCTGTCATCCATTACAGGGACGATGAGACGAT GTACGTTGAATCAAAGAAGGACCGTGTTACGGTTGTGTTCAGCACAGTATTTAAGGATGACGATGACGTGGTGATTGGAAAGGTGTTCATGCAG GAATTTAAGGAAGGCCGCCGTGCCAGTCACACAGCTCCACAGGTGCTCTTCAGCCACAGGGAGCCCCCCCTTGAACTGAAAGACACGGATGCAGCAGTAGGTGACAACATTGGCTACATCACCTTTG TGCTGTTCCCCCGCCACACCAACCCCGCTGCCAGGGACAACACCATCAACCTGATCCACACGTTCCGGGACTACCTGCACTATCATATCAAATGCTCCAAG GCCTATATTCACACGCGTATGAGGGCAAAAACGTCAGATTTCCTCAAGGTGCTGAACCGTGCCCGTCCAGACGCGGAGAAGAAGGAAATGAAAACAATCAC GAGCCTCTTCCATGCCAGACAGTTCGCTGGCGACTCTCTTCAGCAGACAGAGTCCCGCACAGGTGTCAAGGTCCAGAGCCAAAGGCTGACAGGCAGAGCAGTTGAGGCCAAGAGATGA